Below is a window of Leuconostoc gasicomitatum LMG 18811 DNA.
CATTTGATGCACCAAGTGCGAATGCACCAGCAACACCAGCAGCAATAGTTAATGACTTTGTAAAACTAAACATGTATTTTCTACCTCATAGATTGATTTAAGTTCTGTTGTCGTTCTGTATGTAGATAAGTTTATGCTTTGAATATAATAACGAAACATCGAGACGATGTCAGTTCTATTACGATCTGTTATTTAATAAACATTTTATTCCGATTTGTTTATAATTTCACCTTTAATTGCAATTTAGGTGAATCAGATAGATGTTTGTTTGTCTTAAAAAACGTTATTAACATATCTTGTATTGATTGATCGCCGACTAAAATTGTTTTTGATTGTGCATATTCTTGATAATTGCCACCACCCACTGCCCGATAGTTGTTCATCGAAATAGTAAATTCGTCTTTATCTTCTATATCAACATCATGGTATTGCAACTTTGTAACCCGCTCATTCATGGGACGCGTGATATCCAATTCATACGTAATGCCAAAAGCAAGATCGTAATTATAATGTTCCACTTTTGGCATTAACCACTCAGGATTAACGACTAATTGACCATTATTTAATACGAAATACTTTGCAGTATGCTCCAAACTCAAACGCAAATCGTGGCCACTGACACGCTTAGTTATCAATGTATTGTCAAACGGATAATTCTGTAAGATATTTCGCAGTGTTAAGTTCTTCGGTAAGCTTGATGGATTATTATTTAGACTCACTAAAGTAATGTCTGATTGTGATGCCTGTAACTGCACATTAGCAATCCAAGCTAAAATTTTATTCCCATATTGTGCTAAAAATAAAGGTTCTTGTGTTGGAATACCAGTATCTAGTTGCACAATGGGTTGATCTAACCAATTTTCTACTTGAGTCTGTAAAGGTTGCAAGGCAGTTACTATGTTGGCTTGGCTAACTACGCCAGCTGGCTTTGTTTCAGCGCTTATTTCCCATTGGTCATCTGTTTTGATGCCATCAATTTCGGCATACATCTTTGCCTGATTAGGCATTTGTAAGGTCAATACACCATTAATAACACGTGGGGAAACGTTGCCGTGCTGATGACCTGTTAATAATACGTCTAAATCAAGTTCCTTCGTCAATTGCCACGCAATATTTTCTGATGTGTCGCTCACAACTTTTCCCGTCACCATGTCTCGTTCATATCCACCATGGTACACACCAATCACGACATCTACTTCTTGACGTAATTTTGCTATGGTATGTGATGCTTTGATGAGAGGTGATTCAATCATTATCCCTGTCAAATGTTCTGGTTTCTCCCAGACATTGATGTAATCTGTCACCAAACCTATTAACCCTACTTTAGTGCCATTTTCCAATACCTTAACTTGGGCAGGATATAGCGTGTTACCAGACTTGTCAACCACATTTTCGGCAATGACCGTTGCATTTAATTGCGTCAAATGCTTTTGTAATGTATCATAGCCAAAATTAAAATCATGATTTCCAAGTGTCACATAATCATATTCTGCCAAGTTCATAGCGACCGTGACTGCATCTATATCATGTGTTTTTTGTAAATACTGTAACATTGGCGACCCCTGATACATGTCACCACCATCAATAATAATTGTGTTACCATCTTTTTTAAAGTTAGCTGCCACATTGCTCAACCCAAGTGGTTGATTTCCTTTTTTTATATAATCTGTTGGCAATAAATAACCATGTACATCAGACGTATAATAAAGTTTAAACTGTTTCATATTTTCCTCCAAAAAAAGAACGACAAGAGTCGTCCATTCCATATACTGTTACCCATGTAAAATCTTTTGGCGCAATTTATCTGATAAAATTTCAACAATAAAAACTAATAGGAACAATCCAATTAGTATGGCACCAACTTGATGCCAATGATAAGCACTCAGAGCAAAAATCATTGGTGCTCCAATACCACCAGCACCAACAAGACCCAAAATAGTTGCTTCACGTAAGTTCATATCAAAGCGATAAACTAGAATTGATATGAAATCTGATCCAAGTTGCGGTAAAATGCCATATCTTATCTTTTGAAATAGTGTTGACCCAAAAGCATCTAGGGATTCTAAAATGCCTGTATCCAAGTCCTCAATTGTTTCAATAAACAATTTTGAAATCATCCCAATTGAGACGATTGCCAATGTCATGACACCAGCAAAAGGCCCAGGGCCTGTCACTCTAATAAACATCAAACCATAGACCAATGAAGGCACAGTACGGATGGCCATAATAATAAAGCGCGTCACTAACACAACTGGTCGTGGCACAATATTTGTAGCTGATATAAATGACAGTGGCACCGCAATAACTGCACCAACTAACGTGCCTAAAAATGCAATAGCTATCGTCTGCAATATCAAATATGCAACACCACTATCACCAAGGCCAAACAGTAAACTTGTATCAGGTGTGAAAATACCAGTTAAGATGTTCCAACCAATTTCAAAGCCTTTAGACGTCATATTGGCTCCGCCTAATGCAGGCGAAGAAGATACTAAAAGTATCAAAAGTATCGCACCAGTAATGCTATACCGAACGCGACGACTAGGTTCTTGACTGAGAACAGTTTCTAATTTCTTATTCATATTGTTCTCTCCCTAACTTAAATACTTTCGTAATTGTTGACTCACAGTTTCAATAATGACTACAGCCACAAAGATTGATAGCAGAATCATGCCGACACTTTGAAATTCCCGCCAACCAATTTTTTCATTCAAAATCATACCAATGCCACCAGCACCCACATACCCAAGAATGGCTGCATAACGCACATTTCCTTCGAATGCAAATAGCGCTGTTGATAAATAAGTTGGTAAAATTTGTGGGAAAATTGTTGTCACAAATGCACGTGGTGTGTCAGCTCCCGTTGCCGTTAAAGCCTCATAGGCGCCCATATCAACAGTTTCAATATATTCAAATAGTTGCTTTCCAACAAATGAAAAACTAAATAAGAAAATAGCGACTGTTCCAGCAAATGTGCCTAATCCAAAGATATAAGTCGCAATCAGCGCAGACACTAATGTTGGTATCGTACGTACAACAGTTAAAATAAAACGCACAACAAGGTTTATTACGCGATTATTTGTAATATTACTGGCAGCCAATACAGCAAATGGTAACGCCATCAATGAACCAAAAAAAGAACCAAAAAAGGACATTTGAATTGTCATTAATAAAGGACGCCACACTTGAAAGAAGTAAGACAATTTAGGTGGAAACATACTAGCAAGTATTTGCCAAAAACCAGTAATATTAGTAAATAACATTGTTAAACTAAATCCTGTTACCCACACAGACACTGTGATACCAATTAGTAACAATAAGATGATTAACGGCATACGTGTAAACTTTTGGGATACTGTTTTTCCATTAGTAAGCGTAAATTTCTCAGCGTCAAATAATTTATCATACAATTTCATTTATCAGCTCCATCTTTACTATAAATCAAATCTAACATATCCTTGGTAATGCCTGAGACGGGACCATCGTAAACGATTTTTCCAGAACGAATGCCAATAATACGTTTAGAATATTCTAAAGCCAAATCTACATGATGAATATTAATTAATACTGTTTGACCCAGCTCTTCATTAATACGTTTAAAATCATCCATGACTTCATGTGCCGTCACCGGATCTAAAGCAGCAACTGGTTCATCTGCCAATAACACACTAGGATTTTGTGCTAACGTTCTAGCTAATGATACACGTTGCTGTTGCCCACCAGATAACTGGTCTGTACGAACAAAAGCTTTGTCTAACATGGACACACGATCCAATGCTTCTAAAGCCTTGATTTTATCTTCTTTTGAGAATAATCCAAACATAACACGCATAATAGGCATGTCTGGCACCAAAGAACTTAAGACATTTTTAATAACTGAAATACGTGGCACTAAATTATAAGACTGAAAAATCATGCCCACCTTGCGACGATACTGACGTAAGTTTTTACCTTTTAAGCCAGAAATTTCTACACCATCAACGGTTAGTTGTCCCTCAGTGATATCATTCAAACGATTGATTGTACGAATAAACGTTGACTTACCAGCACCAGACATACCAATAATACCGATAAATTCACCATCTTGAATTTCTAAATTAATATCTTGCAATCCCTTTACACCGTTGGGATATGTTTTTGAAACATGTTCAAATTTAATCATCATTGCCGTCCTAAATTTTTATGTGTTTATGCCTTAAAGGCTCTAACGCAAGAAAAGCGGCGCTATTTTGCGCTGCTTTTCTGACATTTTGAAACTTGTGAGTTTGATAAAATTTTGACCATTTATCATGCCATATATCAAAAATGACGTGATCGTGCTATTATTTCTGTGAGTCTTTTAGGACTTTTTGTGCTGCACGTTCTCCATCATAATTAGATGATTTTGCTGGTTCGTAACCTTCATGTGAATAAATGGCAATAACTTTCTTGCCTTCTTTGGTCTTTGCCAAGTTGATGAATGCTTTAGATAGTGCTTTTTCAAGTTCTGGTGTCATTGTCTTTGATTTTTTTGATACTGAAATTGTATCGTTATAAATTTCTTGTGATACACCAATAACATTTGTTTCTGCCCAAATCGATTTTGGTTGCTTATAATCTGTTGTCCATGCGCTTGCAAAATCACGGCGCGCATCAGCATATGTTGGCATAATATCAATTTGTCCTGATGCTAAACGAGCCATCCCAGAACCATATGAATCCACTGTTACTGTGTTCTTTAAATCTGCAACTGTTTTCTTATAATTTTTATTCAACCATAATGATGGGTAAATATAGCCAGCTGATGAAGTAGTTGATGACAATCCCCACTTAGCCGAGTTAAGATCTTCCCAAGTCAATTTCTCACCTGAATTGATTTTTTTAGCCAATGCTTGGCCTTTTTCTGATGGACCAGCAATGAATAGTGACCGATATTTTGATGATTGTGTCGTAGTTGCTTCGGTTGCCTTACCATTATTCCACTTAGCGGCATCAGAGAAATTCTTGTTTAAACCAGCACGAGTAGCTGTTAACAAAGGTTTGACACTATCTTGATACATGACATAAGTACCGCCTGGAATAAACCCTACATCAGCAGTACCTGATGAAAGTGCTTCACCGGCAGCTTCGTAACTAGTACCAACTTTGATATCAACATTCTTGACATCATAACCTTCTTTTTTCAATTCTTTCGTCAACAGACCTTTCAAAGGTTTTGTCATCGTAACGATCTGATCAGGTTGCTTTGAGGGTACAAAATAAATTTTTAAATCTTTTATAGATTTATCAGAAGATGCCTGTGATCCAGTATGTGTGAATCCAAAGTATGCTGCAATTGCAATTACAACAACAATGATAATTCCTACGAGTGTTTTCGTGTTCTTACTCATGGTGTTTTCTCTCCTATGTGCCTAGTGACAGATTATCTGTCAAAAATACTACAACTTAACTATATTAAAATCGAGTCAACATCTCGTCTCTTTTTTGTAAAGATACTGTATATTTCCCTTGATTACTAATATAACAGAAAATTAGCCCGTCAAACCATTTTTTTAGTTAGAATCATCTCATTTAAATATGGAACGTCCGGCACGTAACGAATATTAAACGAAAATATAGTGACTTTTCCGAACGTTTGTGTTTTAATTCTTTTAAATCATATCATTACTTATGTACAAGAAAAGCCGAATGTTGTGATGTGAACCCCAATAGTTGGACAACATAGAATTAATTAACTAACAGACTCAGTGGTAAGTTGCCGATATTGAACCGGCGACAGACCGTTGAGTTTTTGTTTGATCCGGTGATTGTTGTAATAATTGATAAAGTCGTCAACGACCACTTTGAAATCATGAAATGATTCGTACTGTTTATGATGCACGATATTGGCTTTCAAAATATGGAAAAAGCTCTCAATCGGTGCATTGTCGACTGGTGTTGATTTACGGCTCATGCTTTGCGTCATGCCAAAATCCTTCAACGTGTTAATGAACATCGGTGTCTGATAATGGAATCCCTGATCACTATGAATAATAGCTCCACGATGCTTTGACAATGCTTTTAATGGTCGCATGACAAGCGTCATGGTTGGTGTTTTGGCTAAATGATACGACAGGACTTCGCCTGCATATAAATCGACAAACGCCGTCAAATAAGCTTTATTATGATCGTTTAATTGCATTTCAGTGACGTCTGTGACGATCTTTTGGTAAGGTGCGTCAGCTTGAAAGTCGCGTTTGATAACGCGTTCGGCAATCCGCCCAACCGTACCGCGATATGAATTATAGCGACGCTTACGCGTGTTATACGTGGTGCTGAGGAGTGCGTTTTGACGCATAATGCGGAGCACGCGCTTGTGATTCACCAAATAACCTTGGTCGTGCAACAACGTTGTCACGCGACGATACCCATATTCGGTTTGGAATTGAGGTGACTTAATTTGACGGATTACGTCTGCTATTTTGTTGTCTGATGCCGTATTGAGCGGATGAGCTTCTAGATAATAATAGGTACTGCGTTTCAAGCCAATTAGAGCTAATAAATCATCCACTTTAAAATATTTAGTCCGCCTTAGTGACGTTACTGCCGTTTGTTTTTCTCGGTTCGTTGATCCACTAAGGCTTTTAATTTTTCTAATATCGCCACTTTCATCTTGAGTTGATAATTCTCTTGCTTTAAGTCAGCGAGTTCTTGTTGTTCGGGTGTGAGTGGATGAATGCGTTTGCGTCCCATTGTTGGTTGCCGGCCTTTCGGTTTAGGTTTTAACCCATTGTACCCGAATTTTCGATACGTTCTCAACCAATTAGCGATTGTTGTACTAGGGAAGACCGCAAAATAGCGTGCCGCCTCTGATTGTGAGTGTGTTTCAAGATAGTTCAACACGGTCATTTTAAAATCTGCTGAATAGGTTTTCTGGTTTTTAAAACCAATGGAACCAGTCACGAGATACTCATCACGCCATTCGCGAATCGCGTGATCATTATTGATGGCATATTTTTTGACTAATTCAATCAAACTATTTTGACCAGATAACCATTCCTTAACGACCATTAATTTAAATTCATATGAATATTTTGACATAGAAAAACCCAATAACTTTCTGAACAGATTTTTTATTCTGTCCAAGTTATTGGGTTCACTTCAGTTTCCACTCGGCTTTTAATATTGAGTCCAATACTGACTTTATCTATTTGTCTCTTATTTACCTTGTCTAATTGCGGCAACATGGATCCGGTTTACCGCACGCATCAAAGCAACTCGAGCACGTAATAATTCTGCATCGTTGTTATCATTTTGTGCATGTGCAATCCGTGTTTCAGCACGTTCTTTTGCATTTTCAGCACGTGTCAGATCAATATTACCAGATGTTTCAGCACTATCTGCGACAACAGTCAACAGATCGTTAGAAAATTCAGCAATCCCGCCGTTAACAGCTAACGTTTCCGTTTGACCGTTACTTTTAATCAGCAGTTCATTGATTGTCAAAGCAGCCAACAACGGTACATGCTTGCGCATAATACCAATTTGTCCACCTTGTGTATTTACAATAGCCAATTCAATGTTTTTCTCATTATAAACTTCACCAACAGGTGTCACAATTTGCACTGTGATACCCGTCGTTGCTACAGTCGCTGTTTCATCTGCCATTTTTCAATACCCCCTTATTGGGCCATTGTTTTGGCTTTTTCAACAACTTGTTCAATGGCTCCGACATTTCGGAATGCATCTTCAGGCAAATCATCATATTTACCATCTAATATATCCTTGAACGAACGCACAGTTTCAGCAACTGGGACATATTCACCATTAATACCTGTAAATGTTTCAGCAACAGAGAATGGTTGTGACAAAAAGAACTGAATACGACGTGCACGATTAACAGTCGTTTTCTCTTCATCTGACAATTCATCCATTCCCAAGATTGAGATAATATCTTGCAATTCACGGTAACGTTGTAGTGTCCGTTGTACTTCTGTTGCAATTTCGTAATGCTCTTGACCAACAATTTGAGGATCAAGCGCAGAAGAAGTTGAAGCCAATGGATCAACGGCTGGATAAATTCCTTGTTGTGTCAATGATCGTTCCAAGTTAGTTGTCGCATCTAAGTGTGCAAATGTCGTTGCAGGTGCAGGATCAGTATAATCATCAGCAGGCACATATACAGCTTGAATTGATGTAACTGAACCTTTTTTAGTTGACGTAATACGTTCTTGCAACTGACCCATTTCTGTTGCCAAAGTTGGTTGATATCCAACAGCAGAAGGAATGCGGCCAAGCAAAGCTGAAACTTCAGATCCAGCCTGTGTGAAACGGAAAATGTTGTCAATGAACAACAACACATCCTTACCTTCGTCATCACGGAAGTTTTCAGCCATTGTCAAACCAGTCAAAGCAACACGCATACGTGCGCCTGGTGGTTCATTCATTTGGCCATAAACCATGGCAGTTTGCTTCAAAACACCTGATTCTGCCATTTCATGATACATATCATTACCTTCACGAGTACGTTCTCCGACACCCGTAAAGACAGAAATACCATTGTGACCTTGTGCAATGTTGTGAATCAATTCTTGAATTAGAACTGTTTTACCAACACCAGCACCACCGAACAAACCAATTTTTCCGCCACGAACATAAGGTGCGAGTAAATCAATAACTTTGATACCCGTTTCCAAAATTTCTGTAGAGTTGGCTAATTCATCATATTTAGGCGCATCACGGTGAATAGAGTGGCGTGGCGTTTCGGCAGAAATATCGCCGTTATTATCCACTGGTTCTCCCAACACGTTGAAAACGCGACCTAAAGTAGCCTCTCCAACTGGCACTGTAATTGCATCGCCAG
It encodes the following:
- a CDS encoding bifunctional metallophosphatase/5'-nucleotidase — its product is MKQFKLYYTSDVHGYLLPTDYIKKGNQPLGLSNVAANFKKDGNTIIIDGGDMYQGSPMLQYLQKTHDIDAVTVAMNLAEYDYVTLGNHDFNFGYDTLQKHLTQLNATVIAENVVDKSGNTLYPAQVKVLENGTKVGLIGLVTDYINVWEKPEHLTGIMIESPLIKASHTIAKLRQEVDVVIGVYHGGYERDMVTGKVVSDTSENIAWQLTKELDLDVLLTGHQHGNVSPRVINGVLTLQMPNQAKMYAEIDGIKTDDQWEISAETKPAGVVSQANIVTALQPLQTQVENWLDQPIVQLDTGIPTQEPLFLAQYGNKILAWIANVQLQASQSDITLVSLNNNPSSLPKNLTLRNILQNYPFDNTLITKRVSGHDLRLSLEHTAKYFVLNNGQLVVNPEWLMPKVEHYNYDLAFGITYELDITRPMNERVTKLQYHDVDIEDKDEFTISMNNYRAVGGGNYQEYAQSKTILVGDQSIQDMLITFFKTNKHLSDSPKLQLKVKL
- the phnE gene encoding phosphonate ABC transporter, permease protein PhnE is translated as MNKKLETVLSQEPSRRVRYSITGAILLILLVSSSPALGGANMTSKGFEIGWNILTGIFTPDTSLLFGLGDSGVAYLILQTIAIAFLGTLVGAVIAVPLSFISATNIVPRPVVLVTRFIIMAIRTVPSLVYGLMFIRVTGPGPFAGVMTLAIVSIGMISKLFIETIEDLDTGILESLDAFGSTLFQKIRYGILPQLGSDFISILVYRFDMNLREATILGLVGAGGIGAPMIFALSAYHWHQVGAILIGLFLLVFIVEILSDKLRQKILHG
- the phnE gene encoding phosphonate ABC transporter, permease protein PhnE produces the protein MKLYDKLFDAEKFTLTNGKTVSQKFTRMPLIILLLLIGITVSVWVTGFSLTMLFTNITGFWQILASMFPPKLSYFFQVWRPLLMTIQMSFFGSFFGSLMALPFAVLAASNITNNRVINLVVRFILTVVRTIPTLVSALIATYIFGLGTFAGTVAIFLFSFSFVGKQLFEYIETVDMGAYEALTATGADTPRAFVTTIFPQILPTYLSTALFAFEGNVRYAAILGYVGAGGIGMILNEKIGWREFQSVGMILLSIFVAVVIIETVSQQLRKYLS
- the phnC gene encoding phosphonate ABC transporter ATP-binding protein; the protein is MIKFEHVSKTYPNGVKGLQDINLEIQDGEFIGIIGMSGAGKSTFIRTINRLNDITEGQLTVDGVEISGLKGKNLRQYRRKVGMIFQSYNLVPRISVIKNVLSSLVPDMPIMRVMFGLFSKEDKIKALEALDRVSMLDKAFVRTDQLSGGQQQRVSLARTLAQNPSVLLADEPVAALDPVTAHEVMDDFKRINEELGQTVLINIHHVDLALEYSKRIIGIRSGKIVYDGPVSGITKDMLDLIYSKDGADK
- a CDS encoding phosphate/phosphite/phosphonate ABC transporter substrate-binding protein, which gives rise to MSKNTKTLVGIIIVVVIAIAAYFGFTHTGSQASSDKSIKDLKIYFVPSKQPDQIVTMTKPLKGLLTKELKKEGYDVKNVDIKVGTSYEAAGEALSSGTADVGFIPGGTYVMYQDSVKPLLTATRAGLNKNFSDAAKWNNGKATEATTTQSSKYRSLFIAGPSEKGQALAKKINSGEKLTWEDLNSAKWGLSSTTSSAGYIYPSLWLNKNYKKTVADLKNTVTVDSYGSGMARLASGQIDIMPTYADARRDFASAWTTDYKQPKSIWAETNVIGVSQEIYNDTISVSKKSKTMTPELEKALSKAFINLAKTKEGKKVIAIYSHEGYEPAKSSNYDGERAAQKVLKDSQK
- a CDS encoding IS3 family transposase; translated protein: MRKIKSLSGSTNREKQTAVTSLRRTKYFKVDDLLALIGLKRSTYYYLEAHPLNTASDNKIADVIRQIKSPQFQTEYGYRRVTTLLHDQGYLVNHKRVLRIMRQNALLSTTYNTRKRRYNSYRGTVGRIAERVIKRDFQADAPYQKIVTDVTEMQLNDHNKAYLTAFVDLYAGEVLSYHLAKTPTMTLVMRPLKALSKHRGAIIHSDQGFHYQTPMFINTLKDFGMTQSMSRKSTPVDNAPIESFFHILKANIVHHKQYESFHDFKVVVDDFINYYNNHRIKQKLNGLSPVQYRQLTTESVS
- a CDS encoding helix-turn-helix domain-containing protein; this translates as MSKYSYEFKLMVVKEWLSGQNSLIELVKKYAINNDHAIREWRDEYLVTGSIGFKNQKTYSADFKMTVLNYLETHSQSEAARYFAVFPSTTIANWLRTYRKFGYNGLKPKPKGRQPTMGRKRIHPLTPEQQELADLKQENYQLKMKVAILEKLKALVDQRTEKNKRQ
- a CDS encoding F0F1 ATP synthase subunit epsilon, producing MADETATVATTGITVQIVTPVGEVYNEKNIELAIVNTQGGQIGIMRKHVPLLAALTINELLIKSNGQTETLAVNGGIAEFSNDLLTVVADSAETSGNIDLTRAENAKERAETRIAHAQNDNNDAELLRARVALMRAVNRIHVAAIRQGK
- the atpD gene encoding F0F1 ATP synthase subunit beta, whose product is MSTGKVVQVIGPVVDVAFEAGQQVPDINNALKIDKGEGQTLTVEVSLALGNGIVRTIAMDSTDGLQRGMSVTDTGDAITVPVGEATLGRVFNVLGEPVDNNGDISAETPRHSIHRDAPKYDELANSTEILETGIKVIDLLAPYVRGGKIGLFGGAGVGKTVLIQELIHNIAQGHNGISVFTGVGERTREGNDMYHEMAESGVLKQTAMVYGQMNEPPGARMRVALTGLTMAENFRDDEGKDVLLFIDNIFRFTQAGSEVSALLGRIPSAVGYQPTLATEMGQLQERITSTKKGSVTSIQAVYVPADDYTDPAPATTFAHLDATTNLERSLTQQGIYPAVDPLASTSSALDPQIVGQEHYEIATEVQRTLQRYRELQDIISILGMDELSDEEKTTVNRARRIQFFLSQPFSVAETFTGINGEYVPVAETVRSFKDILDGKYDDLPEDAFRNVGAIEQVVEKAKTMAQ